The following proteins are encoded in a genomic region of Aquifex aeolicus VF5:
- a CDS encoding cytochrome-c peroxidase → MRKGLLLMAVFAGFVVAKEKIDDKELLKMARQYFKPLPKVAENPQNPVTPEKVKLGKMLYYDPRLSKSGLISCNTCHNLARYGVDNLPTSIGHRWAIGPRNAPTVYNAAIHIAQFWDGRAKDVEEQALGPIVNPIEMANTEENAVKTLKSIPEYVELFKKAFPNEKDPVKYENIGKAIGAFERTLMTPSRFDEFLKGNTKALTEQEKRGLKTFIEVGCVACHNGPGVGGNMFAKFGMITEYWKVTYPYVLVGKPAIKVDFGRFGVTKKEEDMFVFKVPSLRNIEHTYPYFHDGSVWSLEDAVRIMAKTQLGKELTDQQVKDIVAFLKALTGKIPKHALEVPELPPSTDKTPKPEL, encoded by the coding sequence ATGAGAAAAGGTTTACTCCTAATGGCGGTATTCGCAGGCTTTGTGGTGGCAAAGGAAAAGATTGACGACAAGGAACTCCTTAAAATGGCAAGGCAGTACTTCAAACCCCTCCCCAAAGTTGCGGAAAATCCCCAAAATCCTGTTACCCCAGAGAAGGTAAAGCTCGGAAAGATGCTCTACTACGATCCCAGACTTTCAAAGAGCGGACTAATCAGCTGTAACACCTGTCACAACCTCGCGAGGTACGGAGTTGATAACCTCCCGACTTCCATAGGACACAGGTGGGCTATTGGACCAAGAAACGCACCCACGGTTTACAACGCCGCAATCCACATAGCTCAGTTCTGGGACGGAAGGGCTAAGGACGTTGAAGAGCAGGCTCTCGGACCCATAGTAAACCCAATAGAAATGGCAAATACCGAAGAAAACGCCGTAAAGACTTTAAAATCCATACCCGAATACGTAGAACTCTTCAAAAAAGCGTTCCCCAACGAAAAGGATCCCGTTAAGTACGAAAACATAGGAAAGGCAATAGGTGCCTTTGAAAGAACTCTTATGACTCCCTCAAGGTTTGACGAATTCCTGAAAGGAAACACGAAAGCTCTAACAGAACAAGAAAAGAGAGGACTCAAGACATTCATAGAAGTGGGGTGTGTGGCTTGCCACAACGGACCAGGTGTAGGCGGAAACATGTTTGCTAAGTTCGGAATGATTACCGAGTACTGGAAAGTTACTTATCCTTACGTTCTCGTAGGAAAACCTGCGATAAAGGTTGACTTCGGTAGGTTCGGTGTGACGAAGAAAGAAGAAGACATGTTCGTATTCAAAGTTCCTTCCCTCAGGAACATAGAACACACGTACCCCTACTTCCACGACGGAAGCGTGTGGAGCCTTGAAGACGCTGTAAGGATAATGGCAAAAACTCAGCTAGGAAAAGAACTCACGGACCAGCAGGTTAAAGATATAGTTGCCTTCCTCAAAGCCCTAACCGGTAAGATACCAAAGCACGCACTTGAAGTTCCCGAACTACCCCCGTCCACAGACAAAACCCCGAAACCCGAACTTTAA
- the ribD gene encoding bifunctional diaminohydroxyphosphoribosylaminopyrimidine deaminase/5-amino-6-(5-phosphoribosylamino)uracil reductase RibD: MIREIDKNYMKLALSLAKKRKGYTHPNPTVGAVVVKEGKIVGLGYHEKAGKPHAEVMALGQAGEKAKGATLYVTLEPCTHFGRTPPCTDAIIRSGIKRVVVATLDPNPLMSGKGVEKLRNAGIEVDVGVCEEEARELNEDFFTYITQERPYITLKWAQTLDGKLATLTGSSKWITSKESRKVAHILRREATAVLVGVNTVIKDDPHLTVRFVPTEKQPVRIILDPELEVPLSAKVLNTEEAPTIVITKKENEKAEKLKEKGVQVLILKGFNLKNILKKLKELEIMHLMVEGGPRTLTSFLKEGFFDRIVVFIAPKIMGEGLSIGDLGIRSIEESLKVRKKKVENLGEDLVIFFKRY, encoded by the coding sequence ATGATAAGAGAAATAGACAAAAACTATATGAAGTTGGCACTCTCTCTGGCTAAGAAGAGAAAAGGCTACACTCATCCAAATCCTACGGTGGGAGCGGTTGTCGTAAAGGAAGGAAAAATCGTGGGATTAGGTTATCACGAAAAAGCAGGAAAGCCTCACGCTGAAGTTATGGCTCTCGGTCAGGCGGGGGAAAAAGCAAAAGGGGCAACCCTTTACGTTACCCTTGAGCCGTGTACTCACTTCGGGAGAACTCCTCCCTGCACGGACGCGATAATAAGGAGCGGGATTAAAAGGGTTGTAGTGGCAACGCTTGACCCAAATCCTTTGATGTCTGGAAAAGGTGTTGAAAAACTGAGAAATGCGGGAATAGAAGTGGATGTCGGTGTATGCGAAGAGGAGGCCAGAGAACTCAACGAAGATTTTTTTACTTACATAACTCAGGAAAGACCTTACATAACGCTAAAATGGGCCCAGACCCTGGACGGAAAACTCGCGACCCTCACGGGAAGCAGTAAGTGGATAACCTCAAAGGAAAGCAGAAAGGTAGCTCACATCTTAAGGAGAGAGGCAACTGCGGTTCTGGTAGGTGTAAACACAGTCATAAAAGACGACCCACACTTAACGGTCAGGTTTGTTCCAACGGAAAAACAACCTGTAAGGATAATTCTGGACCCTGAACTTGAAGTTCCACTGAGTGCTAAAGTTCTGAATACGGAAGAAGCTCCAACAATTGTTATAACGAAAAAGGAGAATGAAAAAGCTGAAAAACTCAAAGAAAAAGGAGTTCAGGTTTTAATCCTCAAAGGCTTTAACCTGAAAAATATCCTTAAAAAACTCAAAGAGCTTGAAATTATGCACCTCATGGTGGAGGGTGGTCCAAGAACGCTGACGAGTTTCTTAAAGGAGGGTTTCTTTGACCGCATAGTTGTGTTTATCGCACCCAAAATTATGGGGGAGGGCTTGAGTATAGGTGACCTCGGGATAAGAAGTATAGAAGAAAGTTTAAAAGTGAGAAAGAAAAAAGTGGAAAACTTGGGGGAGGATTTAGTTATTTTCTTTAAAAGGTATTAA
- a CDS encoding bifunctional riboflavin kinase/FAD synthetase encodes MEVFLLKLDSKNCPNKRLKTLEEVPENTAITVGNFDGVHLGHRYLIENLKKKAKSENLKTLVLTFCPHPLKVLAPQLLPCELTDINEKIEIFRELGVDYLCFIRFDKEFAKIRAREFLEKIIYEKLKCRYLLVGYDWRYGYRREGEIELAKEVGSELGFEVEEAKPFKIKGHIVSSTLIRRLLREGRVEEVREYLGHNYWVKRKVVKGDQRGSKIGFPTANLQNTENLCLKEGVYAVKVEDKYLGVANYGYRPTFGKKKRVLEVHILDFEGNLRGKRIKVEFLKFIREEKKFSSVEELIQQIKKDVEAVKGLSK; translated from the coding sequence ATGGAAGTTTTTCTTCTAAAACTTGACTCCAAAAACTGTCCCAATAAGAGGCTGAAAACCTTAGAAGAAGTTCCGGAAAACACGGCGATTACTGTAGGGAACTTTGACGGAGTTCACCTCGGCCACAGGTATTTAATAGAAAACTTAAAGAAGAAAGCAAAAAGCGAAAACTTAAAAACTCTCGTTCTTACCTTTTGTCCTCATCCGCTTAAAGTTTTAGCACCTCAACTCCTTCCTTGTGAACTTACGGACATAAACGAAAAGATAGAGATATTTCGGGAACTGGGAGTTGATTACCTTTGTTTCATAAGGTTTGATAAGGAATTTGCAAAAATAAGGGCGAGGGAGTTTCTCGAAAAGATAATTTACGAGAAATTGAAGTGCAGGTACCTGCTCGTTGGATACGACTGGAGATACGGCTACAGACGGGAAGGGGAGATAGAACTCGCAAAAGAGGTGGGGAGTGAACTCGGCTTTGAGGTTGAAGAGGCAAAACCATTCAAGATAAAGGGACACATCGTCAGCAGCACACTTATAAGGAGACTTTTGAGGGAAGGAAGGGTAGAAGAAGTAAGGGAGTACTTAGGACACAACTACTGGGTTAAGAGGAAAGTCGTGAAGGGGGACCAGAGAGGCTCCAAAATCGGTTTTCCTACCGCAAACCTGCAAAACACGGAAAATCTGTGCTTAAAGGAAGGCGTTTACGCTGTAAAAGTAGAAGACAAGTACCTCGGAGTTGCTAATTACGGATATCGTCCTACCTTCGGGAAAAAGAAAAGGGTTCTTGAAGTTCACATACTTGACTTTGAAGGGAACTTAAGGGGAAAAAGGATAAAGGTTGAGTTTTTAAAGTTCATAAGGGAGGAAAAGAAGTTCAGCTCCGTTGAAGAATTAATACAGCAAATAAAGAAAGATGTAGAAGCAGTAAAGGGGTTAAGTAAATGA
- a CDS encoding histidine triad nucleotide-binding protein: protein MQEKDCIFCKIVRGEVPAKKVYEDDKVLAFHDINPVAPVHILIIPKKHIMGIQTLEPEDECLVGHMFYVARKIAEDLGIAPDENLNKGYRLVFNVGKDAGQSVFHLHLHLIGGREMSWPPG from the coding sequence ATGCAGGAGAAGGACTGTATTTTCTGTAAAATCGTAAGGGGGGAAGTTCCCGCAAAGAAGGTTTACGAGGACGATAAGGTTCTCGCTTTCCACGACATAAATCCCGTAGCTCCCGTTCACATACTTATAATTCCCAAAAAACACATAATGGGGATACAAACTCTTGAGCCCGAGGACGAGTGTTTAGTTGGACACATGTTTTACGTGGCGAGGAAAATTGCAGAGGACCTCGGTATCGCACCTGATGAGAACCTCAATAAAGGTTACAGACTTGTCTTTAACGTAGGCAAAGATGCGGGACAATCAGTTTTTCACCTCCACCTTCACCTGATAGGCGGAAGAGAAATGTCCTGGCCCCCGGGTTAA
- a CDS encoding DUF4878 domain-containing protein: MRNKVLIVLAVIAGALILKSCGEPYSGAKETVGEFMEEIAEGEGRDAIKYLYPAYRDELAKNFKLPVQFTEMKPSEVLACVLSTMGRNIDEVEIKKAIAVNPNTANVVVKVEDKEGIEKFFSFTVVKEGDKWYIAKIEKYIPQVGR; encoded by the coding sequence ATGAGGAATAAAGTTCTGATAGTCCTCGCGGTGATCGCCGGAGCCCTTATATTAAAGTCCTGCGGAGAACCCTACAGCGGAGCTAAGGAAACCGTGGGAGAGTTCATGGAAGAAATCGCCGAAGGCGAAGGAAGGGACGCCATAAAGTACCTCTATCCGGCTTACAGGGATGAACTTGCAAAGAACTTCAAGCTTCCCGTTCAGTTTACGGAAATGAAACCCTCCGAAGTGCTCGCATGTGTTCTGAGCACTATGGGAAGAAACATAGACGAGGTTGAGATTAAGAAGGCTATAGCTGTCAATCCTAACACAGCCAATGTAGTGGTTAAAGTGGAAGACAAGGAAGGAATAGAGAAGTTCTTCAGCTTTACGGTTGTAAAAGAAGGAGATAAGTGGTACATAGCAAAGATTGAAAAATATATACCCCAAGTAGGAAGGTGA
- a CDS encoding glycosyltransferase family 9 protein encodes MKILIWQTAYLGDVVLATPLIQTLKKNFPDAKIGFVGRPFIKELFKDEEVELIPYSKKFKESFTVIRKIKNYDVVISPHRSMRTALILFFSGIKERIGFDRSDLPFLYTKLVPHRWELHEVDRNLELLKPLGVKEFIRETKLKMKEEEYRKILNKFNLKEKKYIVISPFSNFPLKEWSLKNWKELVRKLNTPVVITGTKEDEERSKEIDGKNVVNLVGKTSLREFMGVLKGAKFAISNDSSAVHVANAFRVPALTIYTATSPKYGFYPLIGEYIQNPAPCSPCSPNPKKCKTGTKECLYFPEPDYVLEKAIPYIKDL; translated from the coding sequence GTGAAAATACTTATCTGGCAGACTGCATACCTCGGGGACGTGGTTCTCGCCACGCCCCTCATACAAACCCTTAAAAAAAACTTTCCGGACGCAAAAATAGGCTTTGTGGGAAGACCCTTTATTAAAGAACTTTTTAAAGACGAAGAAGTAGAATTAATTCCCTATTCAAAAAAGTTCAAAGAAAGCTTTACGGTAATAAGGAAGATAAAAAATTACGACGTAGTGATCTCACCCCACCGTTCCATGAGAACAGCCCTAATACTCTTTTTTTCAGGAATTAAAGAGAGGATAGGTTTTGACAGGTCAGATCTTCCCTTTTTGTACACAAAACTCGTGCCCCATCGCTGGGAACTCCACGAAGTAGACAGAAATTTAGAACTTTTAAAACCATTAGGAGTAAAGGAATTTATTAGAGAGACAAAACTCAAAATGAAAGAAGAAGAGTACAGGAAAATCCTAAATAAATTCAACTTAAAGGAAAAAAAGTACATTGTTATTTCACCCTTTTCAAACTTCCCGTTAAAGGAGTGGAGCTTAAAAAACTGGAAGGAGTTGGTAAGGAAACTAAACACTCCCGTCGTAATCACGGGAACGAAAGAGGACGAAGAGAGGAGTAAAGAAATAGATGGAAAGAATGTAGTAAACCTCGTGGGGAAGACTTCTCTCAGGGAGTTTATGGGAGTTTTGAAAGGAGCAAAATTCGCGATTTCCAACGATTCCTCGGCAGTTCACGTGGCAAACGCCTTCAGAGTTCCCGCACTCACGATTTACACGGCAACTTCACCCAAGTACGGTTTTTACCCTTTAATAGGTGAATACATACAAAACCCCGCTCCCTGCTCACCCTGTTCTCCCAACCCTAAAAAGTGCAAAACGGGAACTAAAGAGTGCCTTTACTTTCCTGAGCCCGATTACGTTCTGGAAAAGGCAATACCTTATATTAAAGACTTATGA
- a CDS encoding CobW family GTP-binding protein has product MISAFVVTGFLGSGKTSLIINSVKEHLKDKKVAIVVNEFGEVGVDGKILKNVYSEVLELSEGCICCKLSAEFESSVRRLIQDYNPEVLIVETSGVAEPFPIVFSLKTLGLFVDGVICVIDSKNFPKYKEDDTAKYQLATSNVVVLNKTDLVSKEELEKVKEEVKKIKEKYKVVNMFSPEEKESFYKIYEATYGKVPAEVFKGVGKPVELKEHLHFHSHDSRKEEVVTFDRELTEEELVNFLKNLPKEVIRAKGIVKLKDYPFPVFVHYVFGDYDYGMPAENYEGESFLVLIR; this is encoded by the coding sequence ATGATTTCAGCGTTTGTTGTTACGGGATTTCTCGGAAGCGGTAAGACGAGTCTGATAATAAACTCCGTAAAGGAGCACCTTAAAGATAAAAAGGTCGCGATAGTTGTAAACGAGTTCGGAGAGGTAGGAGTAGACGGAAAGATACTTAAAAACGTTTACTCCGAAGTTCTGGAGCTTTCCGAAGGCTGTATTTGTTGCAAACTGAGTGCGGAATTTGAGAGTTCGGTCCGGAGGCTCATTCAGGACTACAACCCGGAAGTTCTTATCGTAGAGACCTCCGGCGTAGCGGAGCCGTTTCCCATAGTGTTCAGTTTAAAGACTCTAGGGCTCTTCGTGGACGGAGTTATATGCGTTATTGACTCTAAAAACTTTCCGAAGTACAAAGAGGACGACACCGCAAAGTACCAGCTCGCAACCTCAAACGTAGTCGTTTTAAACAAGACAGATTTAGTTTCAAAGGAAGAGCTGGAGAAAGTAAAGGAAGAAGTGAAAAAGATAAAGGAAAAGTACAAAGTGGTGAACATGTTCTCCCCGGAAGAGAAGGAAAGCTTTTACAAAATTTACGAAGCTACTTATGGAAAAGTTCCAGCGGAAGTATTCAAAGGTGTCGGAAAACCCGTAGAGCTAAAGGAACACCTTCACTTTCACTCCCATGACAGCAGAAAGGAAGAAGTTGTAACCTTTGACAGAGAACTTACGGAAGAAGAACTCGTGAACTTCCTGAAAAACCTGCCAAAGGAAGTTATACGTGCAAAGGGAATTGTTAAGTTAAAGGACTACCCCTTTCCCGTATTCGTCCACTACGTCTTCGGAGATTACGACTACGGAATGCCCGCGGAAAATTACGAAGGAGAGTCTTTCTTGGTTCTAATAAGATGA
- the deoC gene encoding deoxyribose-phosphate aldolase: protein MIDVRKYIDNAALKPHLSEKEIEEFVLKSEELGIYAVCVNPYHVKLASSIAKKVKVCCVIGFPLGLNKTSVKVKEAVEAVRDGAQELDIVWNLSAFKSEKYDFVVEELKEIFRETPSAVHKVIVETPYLNEEEIKKAVEICIEAGADFIKTSTGFAPRGTTLEEVRLIKSSAKGRIKVKASGGIRDLETAISMIEAGADRIGTSSGISIAEEFLKRHLI from the coding sequence ATGATTGATGTAAGGAAGTACATAGACAACGCAGCCCTGAAACCTCACCTCTCTGAAAAAGAAATCGAAGAATTCGTCCTAAAGTCTGAAGAACTCGGGATTTACGCTGTGTGTGTAAACCCGTACCATGTGAAGCTCGCAAGTTCAATAGCAAAGAAAGTAAAAGTCTGCTGTGTGATAGGCTTTCCTTTAGGACTTAACAAAACTTCCGTTAAAGTAAAAGAAGCGGTAGAAGCCGTAAGAGACGGTGCACAGGAACTCGATATCGTGTGGAACCTTTCGGCTTTCAAAAGCGAGAAGTACGATTTCGTGGTGGAAGAATTAAAGGAAATTTTTAGGGAAACTCCTTCAGCAGTTCACAAGGTAATCGTTGAGACACCTTACTTAAACGAGGAAGAAATAAAGAAAGCGGTGGAAATCTGTATTGAAGCAGGAGCGGACTTTATAAAGACCTCAACGGGCTTTGCACCGAGGGGAACAACACTCGAAGAGGTAAGACTGATTAAAAGTAGCGCGAAAGGCAGGATTAAGGTAAAAGCTTCGGGAGGGATAAGGGATTTGGAAACGGCAATATCTATGATAGAGGCGGGGGCGGACAGGATAGGCACGAGCAGCGGTATAAGCATAGCCGAAGAATTTTTAAAACGACATTTGATATAA
- a CDS encoding citryl-CoA lyase gives MADKKWKTAISTHVNHEPYVRGYRLLDLVGNLTFSEAIYLLLKGELPSEAEAKMMDAIFVSVIEHSIAPPSVIATRAVISGGNSLNVGVGAGVLAFGSAHGGALEDAMKFMQEGVKSNRPVEEIVKEYLSQKKPIPGYGHRYYKEFDPRTKRLFELAEKYGFCKEHCEFAKKVEEEIYKQKGKRIVLNVDGAIAAITSDMGFDWRLGKGFFIIGRVPGLVAHAYEELTQEKPFSKRLSEEEYEYTGVEPRELPPERKKV, from the coding sequence ATGGCGGACAAGAAGTGGAAAACGGCAATATCTACCCACGTAAATCACGAGCCCTATGTAAGGGGATACAGACTCCTTGACCTTGTAGGAAACCTCACCTTCTCGGAAGCAATATATCTCCTCCTCAAGGGAGAACTCCCCTCGGAAGCAGAAGCTAAAATGATGGACGCCATTTTTGTCTCCGTAATTGAACACAGCATAGCACCCCCTTCCGTAATAGCCACGCGTGCGGTTATAAGCGGTGGAAACTCTCTGAACGTGGGAGTCGGTGCTGGAGTTCTGGCTTTCGGTAGTGCCCACGGTGGAGCCCTTGAAGACGCAATGAAGTTCATGCAGGAAGGAGTAAAGAGCAACAGACCTGTTGAAGAAATAGTAAAGGAGTACTTATCCCAGAAAAAGCCAATACCCGGTTACGGACACAGGTACTACAAGGAGTTTGACCCAAGAACGAAGAGATTATTTGAACTTGCGGAAAAGTACGGTTTTTGCAAGGAACACTGCGAATTTGCAAAGAAAGTAGAAGAAGAGATATACAAACAGAAAGGAAAGAGAATAGTCCTGAACGTTGACGGTGCCATAGCAGCTATAACTTCCGATATGGGCTTCGACTGGAGGCTCGGTAAAGGATTTTTCATAATCGGAAGAGTGCCCGGACTCGTGGCCCACGCTTACGAAGAATTAACGCAGGAGAAACCCTTCTCCAAGAGACTTTCCGAAGAGGAGTATGAATACACCGGAGTTGAACCGAGGGAACTCCCGCCCGAAAGGAAGAAGGTATGA
- a CDS encoding TlpA disulfide reductase family protein codes for MKRLLPVFLALILFGLLVYIGLNQDKHDHYTITTQKGQKIPNVTLTTPDGKKVSIEEFKGKVLLINFWATWCPPCKEEIPMFKEIYEKYRDRGFEILAINMDPENLTGFLKNNPLPFPVFVINEKWKEPLTFQGFQRRTWLTEEEL; via the coding sequence ATGAAAAGGCTTCTCCCCGTCTTCCTCGCCCTTATACTCTTCGGTTTGTTAGTTTACATAGGACTAAATCAGGATAAACACGATCACTACACAATCACAACCCAGAAAGGTCAGAAAATCCCAAACGTTACCTTAACAACACCTGACGGAAAGAAGGTAAGTATAGAGGAATTTAAAGGGAAGGTTTTGCTCATAAACTTTTGGGCCACTTGGTGTCCTCCCTGTAAAGAAGAAATCCCGATGTTTAAAGAGATATACGAAAAGTACAGGGACAGAGGTTTTGAAATACTCGCCATAAACATGGATCCCGAAAACCTCACAGGCTTCCTGAAAAATAACCCCCTTCCATTCCCGGTATTCGTGATAAACGAGAAGTGGAAAGAGCCTTTAACATTCCAGGGCTTCCAACGTCGTACTTGGTTGACAGAGGAGGAACTATAG
- a CDS encoding COX15/CtaA family protein yields the protein MNTNLKSSPLKTLVLASVVLTYVLMVFGGIVTSTGSGLGCPDWPLCHGQLLPFQLKEQIPTPPAPVVAPTPLQPWIEQTHRILGGITGIVLLATLFYAFKRGTSFVKKALVFIFIALILEALLGMRVVITEAPLLRELLHYVYTSAHLILSVFILSTITITYYYVKFFGERPKEYIPYADALYVATMFQILLGIFVRYVKALEYNQFVYYLHITYAGFLVILSLFIMFKEFNKYSLITFLLMTAQILAGVATVISGFFLPYLFLHIAIGFFIVLWVSYLVAPSVLKTYTEFRGELA from the coding sequence ATGAACACCAACCTCAAAAGTAGTCCCCTGAAGACGTTAGTTCTCGCCTCGGTTGTCTTGACTTACGTTTTGATGGTATTCGGAGGTATAGTTACCTCTACGGGTTCAGGGCTCGGATGTCCCGACTGGCCCCTGTGTCACGGACAACTCCTTCCTTTTCAGTTAAAGGAACAAATTCCCACACCTCCCGCACCCGTGGTAGCTCCAACTCCCCTCCAGCCCTGGATTGAACAAACACACAGGATACTCGGAGGAATAACTGGCATAGTTCTGCTCGCAACACTCTTTTACGCCTTCAAAAGGGGAACTTCTTTCGTTAAAAAAGCCCTCGTTTTTATATTCATAGCTCTGATACTGGAAGCCCTTCTCGGCATGAGGGTTGTAATAACGGAGGCACCGCTTCTCAGAGAACTACTCCACTATGTCTACACGAGCGCTCACCTCATACTTTCGGTGTTTATACTTTCAACGATAACCATAACTTACTACTACGTTAAGTTTTTTGGGGAAAGGCCTAAGGAGTACATCCCTTATGCAGATGCCCTCTACGTTGCAACTATGTTCCAGATACTGCTCGGTATATTCGTGAGGTACGTAAAAGCCCTTGAGTACAATCAGTTTGTTTACTACCTTCACATAACTTACGCGGGTTTCCTCGTTATACTCTCCCTCTTCATAATGTTTAAGGAGTTCAACAAGTACTCTTTAATAACGTTTCTCTTAATGACCGCTCAGATACTCGCAGGTGTCGCCACCGTGATTTCAGGGTTCTTTTTACCGTACCTCTTTCTTCACATAGCAATAGGATTCTTTATAGTCCTTTGGGTATCCTACCTTGTAGCACCTTCCGTTTTAAAGACTTATACTGAGTTTAGAGGAGAGCTGGCATGA
- the cyoE gene encoding heme o synthase, with translation MSERVEAGQNVIKEYLVLTKPGIVSLVLITTLGGMYLGSRGELQPELVFWTLLGTGLAAAGSAVLNMVIDKDIDKLMVRTSERPLPKGTVDPTKAFIFGITLQVFSLVIMLTFVGVLPALLVALASFSYVILYSLLLKRKSPVATEIGGISGALPPVIGYVAASGSVDINAIALFLLMFMWQPPHFWVLALKYADDYKRAGIPTLPVARGVFITKLKTLLYTASLFPVSLIPYLTGLVENLYFVVAVVMNLIYLGLTLKFFFSKKEESMKLFFFSIIYLAVLFGTMIVDMVK, from the coding sequence ATGAGTGAAAGGGTAGAGGCGGGACAGAACGTGATAAAGGAGTATTTGGTTCTCACAAAACCGGGAATAGTTTCCTTAGTTCTTATTACCACTCTCGGCGGAATGTATTTAGGTTCAAGGGGTGAGCTTCAGCCCGAACTCGTTTTCTGGACCTTGCTCGGTACGGGACTTGCCGCGGCAGGTTCCGCGGTTCTCAATATGGTAATTGATAAAGACATAGATAAATTGATGGTAAGAACTTCCGAGAGACCGCTTCCAAAGGGAACGGTTGACCCTACAAAAGCTTTCATCTTCGGTATAACTCTTCAGGTTTTCTCACTCGTTATAATGCTCACTTTTGTGGGAGTCCTTCCAGCGCTGCTCGTAGCGCTCGCTTCCTTTTCTTACGTGATACTTTACTCTTTGCTTCTCAAGAGAAAGAGTCCCGTTGCAACTGAAATAGGCGGGATATCGGGGGCACTTCCGCCCGTTATAGGTTATGTTGCGGCTTCAGGAAGCGTAGATATAAACGCCATAGCCCTCTTCCTTTTAATGTTCATGTGGCAACCTCCTCACTTCTGGGTTTTAGCCCTCAAGTACGCGGACGACTATAAGAGGGCGGGAATTCCGACACTTCCCGTAGCCAGAGGTGTATTCATCACCAAACTAAAGACACTCCTTTACACAGCTTCACTCTTTCCCGTATCCTTAATCCCTTACCTGACGGGACTTGTAGAAAACCTTTACTTTGTCGTTGCGGTTGTTATGAATCTGATTTATCTGGGGCTCACTTTAAAGTTCTTCTTCTCAAAGAAAGAGGAAAGTATGAAACTCTTTTTCTTCTCAATCATTTACCTTGCGGTTCTTTTCGGAACAATGATAGTGGACATGGTGAAGTGA
- a CDS encoding DUF420 domain-containing protein → MYELITILSLVTIGLSGLLILTGIVLIKLGKREWHKRAMLTASFLALIFVVLYLIKSSLYPPKQYTGEYKTLYYFVLWSHTILAIINFPLAVYTVYLGLKGLYDKHRKIAPITAAVWIYVAVTGWMIYFFLN, encoded by the coding sequence ATGTACGAACTGATAACCATTCTTAGTTTAGTAACGATAGGACTGAGTGGTTTGTTAATACTTACTGGAATAGTCCTCATAAAACTCGGAAAGAGGGAATGGCACAAAAGGGCTATGCTGACCGCTTCTTTCTTAGCCCTTATATTCGTTGTGCTTTACCTCATAAAGTCCAGTCTCTATCCACCGAAACAATACACGGGAGAGTATAAAACCCTTTACTACTTTGTCCTCTGGAGTCATACAATCCTTGCGATAATAAACTTCCCCCTAGCTGTATACACGGTTTACTTGGGACTTAAAGGTCTCTACGATAAACACAGAAAGATAGCACCTATAACCGCCGCGGTATGGATATACGTCGCCGTAACGGGATGGATGATATACTTTTTCTTAAACTGA
- a CDS encoding OmpH family outer membrane protein, with amino-acid sequence MKKFFALMTLIAGISFSLDFACVDTNKVIRESKFIAKAQTELRKELEKYQKLIQEKQKKLEALKKSLESKALSEKAKEKKAKEIEQLEDELRKLQVEAQSKLSRKKAELEKMVFDKVIKIVESTAKKKKIKAVFDCNSMLYWDKKIDITNEVLKELDK; translated from the coding sequence ATGAAAAAGTTCTTTGCTCTCATGACCTTAATTGCGGGAATTTCCTTTTCCCTTGACTTTGCCTGCGTTGACACGAACAAAGTGATAAGGGAGTCTAAGTTCATAGCGAAGGCTCAGACTGAACTGAGAAAAGAGCTCGAAAAGTATCAGAAGCTGATACAGGAAAAGCAAAAAAAGCTGGAAGCGTTAAAAAAATCCTTGGAAAGCAAAGCACTTTCAGAAAAGGCTAAAGAAAAAAAGGCAAAGGAAATAGAACAACTGGAAGACGAACTCAGAAAACTTCAGGTGGAAGCCCAGTCTAAACTTTCAAGGAAGAAAGCTGAGCTTGAAAAAATGGTTTTTGACAAAGTAATTAAGATAGTAGAAAGCACGGCTAAGAAGAAAAAGATAAAGGCCGTTTTTGACTGCAACTCCATGCTCTACTGGGATAAGAAAATAGACATCACAAATGAAGTTCTGAAAGAACTCGATAAATGA